The uncultured Mailhella sp. genome segment GCAGGAAAGGTAATGGAGCCTGTCGCCGAGCGTCTGTTTCAGATATTCAAACGGGCCGAGTCCCGTGCAGTGGCAGGTGTAATACTCGGTCGGAAACTCTGCCAGGTGCCGGGCGGCGAAATCGAGCGTTGCCCGGCTCTGCTGATCGGATTTCAGCGACCTGAAGTGGAATCCGCCCACGAGCACGTCGGGCCGCAGCCACTGTACGATGTTCAGAATGCCCTTGTGGGAACAGCCGCTGATGACCACGAGCCGTCCGCGTTCCCGGAGGCAGAGATACTGTTCGTGCGTGAAGTCGTCAGGCTCAGGATGCCCATCGCGCACCATGAGCAGATCCTGGCTGTACGAGGGAAAGGGCCGCGCTTTTTCGTTGCAGGAGCAAAGCCACATGTCGTCGTCCAGCGACAGAACGTCGTCCGTCGGCACGATGCGGGGATGCCCGGCCAGCGAGGGGGCCATGCCTATTTCCCGATCGTCTGCGGCGAGGTGACGTTCAAAGGCGCGGCGATGCACATAGACGGGGGCGTGCTCGTTCACGGCGAGGAAGCGGGCCAGACCTCCGGTGTGATCGTAGTGCCCGTGGGACACGACGGCCATGTCCACAAGGCGCAGATCTACGCCCAGATGCACGGCGTTGCGGGCAAAGGCGTCCGTCTGTCCTGTGTCGAAGAGAATGCGGTGCTTTTCCGTTTCGATGTAGAGGCTCAGACCGTGCTCGGCGGTGAGGCGTTCGTCGGACGAGGTGTTTTCCAGAAGCGTGACGATCTTCATGTCGAACTCCTTGTGGCGGGATTGCCTTCCTACAGTACGCCGCGCCGCAGGCGCTGTCCACGCATGCGGCAAAAAACGCCGCGGGAAGCGCATTGAGCGCGTTTTTAAATTTCCCGGATTTTCAGAATATTGTAGGAAATATCCGTGTCGTAGGCGTCTGATTCTTCGATTTTCTTGAGGAAGTTCACCACGCGGATGGTGACCGGCAACACGACGATTTCGTACGCCGTTTTGGCGAAAATCTGAATGGCCATCATCTTGATAAGTTCCTGCGCGGGCACGAGGCCGCCGAAGGCCAGAGGAAAGAAGATGAGGGAGTCTGCGCTTTCTCCCGCGAGGGTGGAGAGCACGGCGCGGGCGGAAAAGTGTTTGCCGCGGCTGGCGATTTTCATTCGGCTCATGACGTAGGCGTTGAGAAAGGAGCCGAGGAGAAAGGCGGCGAGGCTGGCGGCAGCGATGCGCGGGGCCAGACCGAAGATGAAGCGGAAGGCGGCGTCGCCTTCCCAGAAGGGAGCGGCAGGCAGGGCCACGGCCAGCTGAAACAGGGCGACCATGGCGAAGTTGACGGCAAAGCCCAGCCAGATGATGAGCCGCGCCTTGCGGAAGCCCCAGACTTCGGCAATGCAGTCGTTGATGATGTAGGAGATGGGAAAGACCAGGAATCCGGCGGTGATGGTGACGGGGCCGAACTGGAGGATCTTGGTTTCCAGAAGATTCGAGGCCACGAGACAGGCGCAGAACACGACGCCGAGCAGCATGAACGAGAGGGAGACGGTAGCTTTCATGACTTGTTTTTTACGTGGTTTTCAAGCACACGGTTGAAGGAAAGGGCCGATGCCGGAATTAACCTTTTGAGGCGGCGGGCGTCAAGCGGCGCGGGCCGGAGCGAAAGCGCGGCGTAGTTTGGAACATTGCGCCTCCGCGTCGATCGCGCCTTCGGCGCGGCTTCAGGAAACTTTGCGCGCGTCGCCGCGGGAGCATCCTTGTTGCGGAGAAGGGAAAGCCGCCGCGCCGGAAGAATGTTCCAGAGCGCGGCGGCGCGCTTTGTTTTTTGCGGTGTCTGACGGCTGTCAGAACCGCGCCCTGATCAGCGATGCTCGCGGATGAGCGCGGCGATGCGTTCGATGCCGGTTTTCACCACATTGCGGGAGGGACCGTAGGAGAATCGCACCCAGGAGCGGTAGGGTTCTTCGGCGGGACGGGTCCGGTAGGGGCGCACGTCGAAGAAGCGGCCGGGCACGGTCATGACCTTGCGGGCGAGGCAGGCGTGGAAGAAGGCGTCGGCGTCGTTGAGGGGCGCTGGCAGGTCGCGGATGCAGGCCCACACGTAGAAGGTGCCGCGGGGCTCGGCCGCCGGGCGGATGCCGAGTTCGGCGAGGCCGTCGAGCATGAGCTTGCGCTTGTAGGCGAATTCGGCGCGCAGGGCGGTGGTTTCCTGCTCCACGCGGGAAGGTTCGAGGGCCGCGAGGGTGGCGCGCTGGGAGAGCATGGAAGGACCGCCGTCCACGGCGCTGGCCGCGCGGTTCAGCATTTCAATGATGTGCTTCGGGCCCACGGCCCAGCCGGCGCGCCAGCCGGGATAGCGGTGGCTCTTGGTGAGGCCGTCGAAAATGACGACGGGATCCTTGTCCACGTCTTCCACGAATTCCGCCGCGGAAACGGGGCCGGACGCGGGAGAGCCGTCGGGATTGTAGATGAAGTGGGAATAGAATTCGTCGCTGCCGATGAGGCAGTTTTCCCTGCGGGCCGTGGCCACATAGCTGTCCAGGGTCTCGCCGGAAATGATTTCGCCCGTGGGGTTGCAGGGATTGGAAAACACAAAGACGTTGGCGCGTTCCTGATGAATGAAGCTTTCCAGCGTTTCTGCGGGAATGGAGAAGGCGTCTTCCTCCCTGGCGCGGATGGGAAGCAGCACGCAGCGGTTGCGGAGGCTGTAGAGATAGTCCTCGTAGGCTGTGTAGTCGGGATTTTTGTAGGCTATGCGCGCGCCGTCGGCCAGAATGGTGTAGAGGCGGGTGAGGGCCAGACGGCCGCCGCTTGCGAAGCTGACGTTGTCCGCCGTGTACTTCGACTTGCCGCGGCGATAGGTTCTGTTGACCATGTCGGCAATGGCTTCGCGCACTTCGCCGGTGCCGCCCACCGGGCCGTAGGCATGATCGGCGGGATCAATGTCGATGTGATGGATGCGTTCGGGCGCGCCGGGCATGTCGCCGACTTCGGGCTGTCCCTGACCGAGGTTGCACCAGTCGGGATTTCCGTTCCAGAAGCCGAGCTTAGAGGCCTCGTGAACAACCCAGATGACGCCCATGTAGGGAACGTCCCTGACCATGGGAAATGTGGAGGACATCTCCGTATCCATGTTGATAATCTCCTTGAATTATTGGATATTATTCAAAACACAGTGTAAGCGTGAAGAGTGCGTCCGCTTTCGGAACTCGAAAGGGAGCGCGAGGGTGCAGGTGCGGAAGTCGGCGTTTCAGGAAGCCGGGCGGAGCGTTGCGTCGACCGACCTGCGAGGCGGGAAAGGGGAGTTGTTGCCGGACGGCCGCCCGGAGAAGCGGACGGAAAAGCCGTGCAGGTTGTCCTCGCTGCGGACGGCCGTCGGAAAGAAGAACGCTAGTCGAGTTTGTCGATGGGGGTGTAGGTGCCGTCGGGATTGGGACGGAAGACGTAGTGTTCCTTCAGATAGATGATGTCCTTGCGGTGGACGGACTGCAGTTCGGCCAGAATGGCGGCGCGGGCCACCACCTCGGCGCCGGCGGAGCGGGCCAGGGATTCGATGGCTTCGATGGATTCGCCGGTGGCGATGACGTCGTCGATGAGCGCCACGCGCTTGCCGCGGATTTTATCGGCGTCGCAGCCGTCGAGCCAGAGGGTCTGTTCCTTCTGGGTGGTCACGGAGAAGACGGAGTGGGAAATGGGGTTCTGCATGTAGGGCTTGCGGCTCTTGCGGGCCACCACGAAATCCTTCATGCCCATGAGGCGGCTGATTTCGTAGGTGAGGCAGATGCCCTTGGCTTCGGCGGTCATGAGCACGTCCACCTCGGGCAGACGCTTCATGAGCTCGGGGGCGACGGTCTGGATGAGTTCGGTGTCGGAAAGTACGACGAAGCTGGCAAGAGCAAGATTTTCTCCGATCTGGACGAAGGGAAGCTTGCGCTTGAGTCCCATGATTTCAAAGTCGAAGTATTTCACATGGCCTCCTGAGTTGATTTTGACGAAACGTGTCGGAAACGCGGGAGCCGTCGGCGGGAACGCGGTTCTGCGCCGGACGGCGAACATGCGAATCCCTCCTTCGCGGACGATCGTACAACGTTATCCGCAAAGGAGGGAAGGGGTGATCTACAGGAAAACGGGAGCGCCGGGGCCGAGAGGCAGATCCATTTCCATCCAGAAGATGAGGAAGAGGCCCCAGAAGAACAGGATGCCGAGCGCGTAGGGAAGCATGAGCGAGATGATGGTGCCGAGGCCTACGTTTTTGGCGTATTTCTGCGCCACGCCGATGATGAAGGCCATGAAGGGCTCAAGCGGAGAGATGGCGTTGGTGGTGGAGTCGGCCACGCGGTAGGCGGCCTGCACGAAGTAGGGCGAGAGCTGCGTCTGCATGAGCATGGGCACGAAGATGGGGGCGAGCAGGGCCCACTTGGCCATGGCGCTGCCGATGAAGAAGTTGATGCAGGCGGTGAGAATGAGGAAGCTCACCACGAGCGGAATGCCGGAGAAGCCGGTGTTGTTGAGGAAGGCCGCGCCCTGAATGGACAGATACATGTCCAGATGCGTGTAGGCGAAGCTGGAAACGAACTGACCGGCCGCGAAGCAGAGCACGATGAAGGAGGAGAATTCCTTCATGGCCTTGCCCATGAAGCGGACCACGTCCTTGTCGTTGCGGATGACCTTGGTGCTCACGCCGTAGGGTATGGACACGGCGAGGAAGAACACCAGCAGGATGGGCACGAGGGAGTCGAGGAAGGGGGAGGGGACGATGCTGAACGTCTTGGGATTGCGCAGGATGCCGTGTTCGGGCACCACGGTGAGCAGAATGAGGCAGATGTAGACGATGCCGCCGATGAGGGCGGCGCGCAGACCGCGGCGTTCTTCGGGGGTCACGGTCATGTCTTCGCTGCCCAGCGCGCCATCGTGCATGGCCACGCCTTCGAGACGGGGTTCGACGAATTTTTCCGTAAGGAAGACGATGACGGCCGTCACGATGAAGGTAGAAGCCGACATGAAGTACCAGTTGACGGCGGGATGCACGGTGAAGTTGGGATCGATGATCTGGGCGGCCTGCTGGGTGATGGCGGCAAGGCCCACGTCGGTGCCCACGACCAGGAGGTTGGCGTTGAGGCCGGCGGCGCAGCCGGCGAAGCCCGTGGCGAGACCGGCCAGCGGATTGCGGCCGAGGCCCTTGAAGATCATGGCGCCGAGAGGCGGCACCACCACGAAGGCCGCGCTGGAGGCCATGTTGCCCATGACGCCGCAGAAGGCGATGATGGCGGTCACCATGCTGCGGGGAGCGCTGAGAATGGTGGCGCGCAGCACGGCGGAGAGCAGGCCGACTTCTTCGGCCACGCCGAGGCCGAGCATCATGACGAGCACGAGGCCCAGGGGCTTGAAGCGGACGAAGTTGTCCACGCAGTTTTTGAGGAACCAGGTCAGGCCGTCCACGGAGGCAAGGCTCTGCACGACCAGGGTTTTGCCTTTTGGATCCACCATGGTGATGCCCTGCAGCAGGTAGGAAAGCACCATGACGACCAGCGTGAGGATCAGAAATATGGTGACGGGATGCGGCAGTCTGTTGCCGGCTCGTTCGATGAAGCCGAGAATGCCGGTAAGGTTTTCAATCTGTTCTTTAGCCATTGGCTCAAGCTCCTTGGGCGTGTTGCGGATGGGACGGCCTTTATACGCAGCATCACGGCGCGGAGGAATCCGCGCCGTGATGCACGGGGGAATTACTGGATAGGTGTATTAGTTAAGGTCGTCAAGGTTTTCAAATGCCTGACGAACCTCTTTGCGCAGCGCTTCGTTGGTGAGTACGTCGTAGCCGGTGAGGCACATGGAGCGGGCCGCAAGAAGCATGCCCTTGAAGCCTCCTTCTCCGTTGCAGGCTTCGGCAAAGGCGGGAGTGTGTCCGACGAGGTGCGCGCCCCCGATGGAGATGTAGGGATGGATGGACGGCGCCTTGAAGCTGACGTTGCCCATGTCGGTGGAATAGCTGCTGGACACTTCGTCGATGTAGCTTTCCCCGAGCAGATCGAGGTTGGAGGCAAAGGCGTGCAGCAGCGGCATGTTGTGGCGCATGGTGTAGTAGGGATGCGCGGAATGGCGGTAGGAGAACTGGCAGCCGAGAGCCATGGCGCAGCAGCGGGCGCAGTTGACCACGCGTTCGATGGCGTTGTCGAGGGTTTCGGGCTTGCGGGCGCGCACGCCGTAGCGCAGGCGGGCGAATTCGGGAATGGTGTTGATGGAGGTGCCGGTGTCGGTGAGCAGGCCGTGAATGCGCACGTCGGGGGTCATGTGCTGGCGCAGGCTGTTGATGCCCATGACGGCGAGCGCGGCGGCGTCCATGGCGTTGATGCCCTTTTCAGGCGCGCCGGCGGCGTGAGCGGCCTTGCCCTTGAAGTCCATTTCCAGGTTGGCGCGGGAAATGAGCTGCTGCTTGAGAATGGTGCGCCCTTCGGCGTGGGCGGCAATGACGGCGTCCATGTGATCGAAGAGGCCCGCGTCGGCCATGGGCACCTTGCCGCCGGCGTCCCGAACGTTGCCTTCTTCGGCGGGCGTGCCGAACACGTGAACGGTTCCTGCGGGAAGATGGCGGGCCAGCGCTATGCCGGCGGCGCAGGCCGCCGTGCCGAAGAGGTTGTGTCCGCAGGCGTGGCCGAGCCCGGGCAGGGCGTCGAATTCGGCGAGGAAGGCCACCTGCGGGCCTTCGCCGGAGCCGTACACGGCATGGAAGGCCGTGGGCATGTCGAGCAGATTGCGTTCCACCTTGAAGCCGTTGGATTCAAGAAAATCGGCAAGACGGGCGGAAGACTTGAATTCCTGATAACCCAGTTCGGGTTCGGCGAAAATGGCGGAGGCAATTTCCTTCATCTGGGCGGAAAGATTATTGACTTCATCCAGTAACTGGCTTTTTTCACGAGAGATTTCAGGCATGTTGCCTCCTTTGAAGTTTACAGAAACTTGCGCGTTCTCCGCACCTTACCTGTTATTGCAGGGGGAAGCAAGAAAAAGCGCAAACAAAATGGGGAGTTAAAATGAAAAGCCCGGCCGAATCCCTGTGCCGCAGGCGTTTGCGCCGAATGCGGACCGTCGGCATTATTTTTTGCCGTGTTTTTTTCCGTCGGGTTTTTTGAGCGCCTTTTTCAGCGCGTCGCGATAGGCTCGCAGCACGGTGAGACGGGCGTTCTTTTTGTCTTCGGCGGCCACGATGCGCCAGGGCGCATACTCCGTGCTGGTGCGCAGGAACATTTCATCCGCGGCGCGCACGTATTCGGGCCACTTTTCCCGATTGCGCCAGTCGTCGGGCGTGATCTTGTACTGTTTCCACGGGGTGACTTCCCGCTCCCTGAAACGGCGCAGCTGTTCCTCGGGGGAAATGTGCAGCCAGAACTTCATCAGCACGTTGTTGCCGCTTGTGAGCTGCTCCTCGAAGAGATTGATTTCCGCAAAGGCGCGGCTCCAGTCTTCGCGGGGCGTGAGCTTCTCCACCCGCTCCACGAGCACGCGGCCGTACCACGAACGGTCGTACACGGTGATGAATCCGGCGCGGGGCACGTGCCTCCAGAAGCGCCACAGATAGTGATGCGCCAGCTCTTCGTCCGTGGGCGCCCCGATGGGAATCGCGCGGCTGATGCGGGCGTCGATGCCGTCCATGAGGCGGCGGATGCATCCGCCCTTGCCTGCGGCGTCCCAGCCCTCGAAGACGAGCGTGCTGGAAATCCCCCGGCGCCAGGCGTGATAGGTGAGTTCGTGCAGTTCCTGCTGCAGGTCGGCCAGCTCCTTTTTGTAGGCGTCGGGATCGGCTTTGGCGCTCAGATCGATGGCGTCCAGCGTGGAGACCACGTTTTCCTGTTCCGCGTCGTTCTGATTCTTCAGGCGCGCGGCCCTGGCGTCCTGCTCGGCCGCGGTCCGTTCCACGGCGGCGATCACGGCGCGGGCCACGGCAAGGTTGCGATAGTTCGCGTCCGCGGCGTCCACGATGGTCCAGGGCGCGAAGGCCCGGTCGGTCAGGGTGATGGCGCGCGAGGCGGCTTCGGCCAGACCGTCGTAGTTTTCGGAAACCTTCTTGTCGTAGGGCGTGAAGTGAAGCACTTCCTTGTGAGCCAGCCGCTTCTTGAGGCGCTCGTCGTGCTCCTTTTTGTCCAGATGCAGCCAGATCTTGACGATGGCCATGCCCGACGCGGCCAGACTTTCCTCCAGGCCGCGGCAGTGATGCATGTGGGCGGTGAATTCCGCTTCGCTCATGTCTTTCGTGCAGAAGCGGCGCAGCTCAAGGCCGTACCAGCCGCCGAAGAACACGCCGGTCGAGCCGGCCGCCGGCAGTCGCCGCCAGAAGCGCCAGTCGAGCGGGCGTTCACGCTCTTCGTCGGTTTCCATCCAGAACACGTGGTTGTGAACGTGCTTGCTGTCCATCCATTCCGACAGCAGGTTGATGACGGCTCCGCGCCCTGCGCCGTTGACGCCGTCGACGATGACGAGCAGGGGAATCTTGCGGTAGATGCATTGCCGCTGCGCGTCAAAGAGTTTCATGCGCAGTTCGGGGGCCTGCGTCCGGAAGTCCTTGTCGCTGCAGCGTCTGCCGAGAACAACGTTTTCAAACATGCGAGCCTCGCTTTTTATCGGAAATAAGAAGGACCGCGCCCGAAAGCGCAGGCCTCGCCGTACCGGTACAATGTAGGCTTCCGCAGGAAAAAGGCAAGTTGTTCAACAAATTAGATAAGGTACGGAATTGTTTCGCTGCTGGGGCCTGAAAACGGAAAAGGCGGCGGAGCTCGGAGGCGTCGTGCGGCTCCCGGAAAGGGCTGAATGCGCCCGGCCTCGTGCCGAAGGCGGGCGTGCGAACGGGCGCGGCGAAACAATAATGAATCGCTGCGGCGTTGCGCGGGGCCGCTTTACCGGCAAACAGGGATATGGCATATTCGTCACAAGCGTGCCCAAGGAGTCTTCCATGTCCGCAGTCATTGTTCCCGAGCATTCCCGGCGTCTTCTGGAGGCCATTTCGGCAGGTCGTTCTTTCGAGCTGGACAGCTTCATTTTCGTGACGGCCGACGACTGGCTCATGGCCATAGGCTATCCGCAGGAGGGAGAGTTTTCCGTAGGGCGTTTTGAATCCGCGCTGGATGAAGCCGTCCGCAAGGTGAAGCCTTCCGACTGCTTTGCCATTGCTCCGGAGATGCCGGAGCGATTGGAAAGTCATGTGGAGGACAGGGACGTGTACTACACGCTGGATGCGTCGTCTCCGGTGCCGCCCAGGCTTCGCGGCCCGGTGCGGCACGCCCGCGAACGTCTTTTAGTGGACGAAACGCGCGAATTCACGCCGGAGCATCGCCGGCTCTGGGCGGAATTCATGGGACGCATGCCGCTGCCGCCGCGCATACGTCAGCTGTATTCGGGCACGGCCGCCGCGCTCCAGGGGCCGGCGGATCTGCGCCTTCTGAACGCCTGGGACGCCGAGGGGCAGCTTGCCGCCTGTCTGCTCATGGACTATTCCCTGCCGCATCATGTGAGCTACGTGCTCGGCGCGCATTCCAAAACGCATTACGTGCCGCATGCGCCCGATCTGCTTTTTGCCGAAATGCTGGAGCGCGCCCGGGCGGAAGACAAGCAGACCGTGCTGCTCGGGCTCGGCGTGAACGAGGGCATCACCCGCTTCAAGAAAAAATGGGGCGGTGTGCAGGGCGCGCCTTACGAGCTCGCGGTGTGGCAGGAAGCTTCGGGATCGGGCGGATTTTTCGACATGGCGGCGTATCTTGCCATCAGCATAGGCACGTCGTCGGGCAACTACGAGATGTCGCGCTGGAAGTTCTTCGATTCCCTTCCCGAGCAGCGGCCGTGCGCCATGCTCTGGCGTCTCGACAAGAACGGACGCACGTCTTGGATAGGCGGTTCGGCGCACTTTTTCTGCTATTCCTTCGAGCATTCGCTGCGTCGTCTTTTTGAAAACGTGGACACCGTGCTTCTGGAAGGCCCCATCGACTCGGACAGCATGGACGAGGTGGCGCGCATCGGCCGTTCCCCGGAACCGGACGCCCCGCGCGTGGCGCAGTTTCTTTCGGAAGAGGACGTGCGTCGCCTTGAGCGCATGGTGTACGGTCCCGAAGGCTTCTGGGCAAGGCTTGCGGGCGTGCAGCAGGAACGCAGCATCGACGTGCGGCAGGTGCTGGCCGAAAGCCGTCAGTGGTACGCGTTCTTCTCGCTCTGGACGTCGTATCTCGAACGCAACGGCTGGACGAATTCCGTGGATCTCGAAGTGTGGAACATCGCGCTCGACATGGGCAAGTCGGTCATGGGCATGGAAAGCCTTGCCGAGCAGATAGCCTCGCTGGAGTCGGCGCCCATGACGCGCATCGTAAAGTTCATGAAGGAGTGCTCCTTCTGGCCGAAGCTCATGAACAGCAATCGTTCGCGGTATCTGGCGGGCGATCTCATGGGCATGATGGGCACGAGCGCTGAATTTCCCACGCGCACGGGCACCATCATCAGCGTGCGCGATCAGCGCTTCCGCGAGCGCATGCGGCCGTACATCGAGCGGGGCGGAACGGCGGTGTTCGTGGGTGCCGCCCACATGATCAATCTGCGGCACATGCTAGCCGAAGACGGCTTTACCGTGACGCGCGTGCTGCCCACGTGGAAACATCGCTTTTCCGCCTGGATACGGCGCGACGATTCCGTGGTGCTGCCCGGCAATCCCGACGCGCCGACGTGGGAAAAGGCTCCGGAAAACATTCGATCCTCCGCGCTGCGCAACGAGCCTTCCGGTCATGCGGCGCGCTCTTCCTCCCGCGGCCCGTCTTCGGGCAGGGCGCTCGCCGATCTCGGCGCGCGGGCCGTCGTGCCGGAACAGATTCCCGCCTACGTGCGCGCGGTTTCCGGCCGCACGCTGCGCTCCTGCGAGGGCTTTGCCGCCTGGACCACGACCGACAGCTGCACGCTGGTGGCCTTCCCCGCGCAGGACGAGCTCGCCTCCTGCGGCCTGCACAGCGCGGCCTACGCGGACAGGCTGGAGAGCGCCGTGGCCTGCGCGCTGGCCATGCCGAATCTGCGGCGCATCACCGTGCTGGCTCCCGTGGTTCCGGCATCTGCGCCGGACAAGGCCGTGGTGGAGCGCGACGCCTGGTGGTGCGTGAACGTGCCGCATGCTCCGGGGCAGAAGCTGCGCAACATGCTGAACCGCGCCCGGCGCGAGGCTGTGGTGGGCGTGGAAGAGTGGGGGTCGGAACACGACGCGCTGGTGGATCACTATCTCAAGGTGCGCACGCTCGCTCCGGGCACGAGGCATATTTTCGGCAAAGTGGGGGCGTACGTGAAGGCGTCGCCCGAGGCCGTGCTCTTCGGCGCGCGGTCGGCGTCGGGCAGGCTGCTGGCGCTGGCCGTGGGCGACTACAGCGCGCTCAGCACGGCGTTCTACATGTTCGCCTTCCGGCAGGACGACTGTCCTCCGGGCGTGAGCGACGCGCTGGTGCAGGCGCTGGCCGACGAAGCCGTGCGCCGGGGGCAGAGCGTGCTGAATCTGGGCCTCGGCATAGACGGAGGCATTGCCTTCTTCAAAAAGAAGTGGGGAGCCTTCGAGGCCATGCCGCATCTGGAAACGAGCTGGATGGTCTAAAAGTTCGAGCGGATTTTCGCGGCGCGGAGACGAAGAAACGGCGTTTCCGGCGGCCGGTGTTCCAAAACAAAACGCCTTTTGGGGAGAAACGGCATGACTTCTGACGTCGAACGGCTTTTCGCGCAGTTTCGCGCGCCCGGATTTCTTCAGGAATTTCGGGAGATGTTTCAGCCCCGGGCGCTGGAATGCCTGCAGGTGGAAGTGACTTCCTGCTGCACGGGCAAATGCACCTACTGTCCGCACACCACGCGCGCCGACGTGTGGAAGAGCCGGCACATGAAGCCCGAGACCTTTGCGGCGCTCTGGCCGGTCATGGTCAAGACCGGTCGCGTGCATCTTCAGGGCTGGGGCGAGCCTTTTCTGAACCCGCATTTCATGGATTTTGCGGAGCTGGCCAGAAGAGCCGGATGCGCAGTGTCCACCACGACCTACGGGCTCGGCATGACCGAGAATCTGGCGGAGCGCATTGTGGCGAGCGGCATGGACATCGTGGCCTTTTCCCTGGTCGGCACGGACGAAGCCAGCAACGGCGCGCGGGCGGCCGTGCCCTTTTCCCGCGTGAAGGAAGCGGTGCGTCTGCTTCAGCAGGCGCGGCGAAAAAGAAACGCCGTGCATCTGGAAATTCATCTGGCCTATCTCATGCTGGCCTCCAATGTGGAGGCTGTGCGTAACCTGCCGCAGCTCATGGACGAGTGGGGCGTGCATGCGGCCGTCATCAGCACCATGGACTACATTCCCTCGCCGGAAATGGCGAAGGAAGCCTTTGCGCCTCACGAGCGGGAGAAGATAGAGGCCGCCCGCGCGGTGCTGGAGGACGTGGGCGCGAAGGTGCGCGCCGCAGGACGGGATTTTTATGCGTCGCTCCCTGCGCCGGAGCCTGCGCCTTTTTGTCGCGAGCGGGCGCACAAGACCCTTTACGTGGACGCGGAAGGATATATTTCTCCCTGTGTATATCTCAACGTGCCTCTTCGCGAGCCTCAGCCGAACCGCACGGTGTTCGGCAACGTGCTGGAAGAGAGTCCGCTTGCCATATGGGCAAAGCCCGGGTATGCGGATTTCCGCGCCGCGGTGCAGACGGCGGATCCGCCGTCCGCCTGCGTTTCGTGCGCCAAACGTTTCGAGGCTCCCTGCGCGCAGTAGCGGAGCCGCGCCGTGGGGCCGCTCCTTTTGGGAATATGCTGTGCCCGCAGGCGATGCCGGAGGATTCATGCTCATAAGAAATGCGACACTGGCCGATCTTGCGGTCGTGGCCGAGGTGGAAAGGCGCTGTTTTCCTGCCAGTGAGGCAGCCACGGAGGAGGAATTCCGGGAGCGTCTGGAGGCGTATGCCGACTGCTTCTGGCTGCTTTTTGAGGACGGGCGTCTGGCGTCGTTCATCGACGGCATGGCTACGGACGAACCCGACCTGCGCGATGAAATGTACGCGGACGCCTCGCTGCACAGGCCGGACGGCCGCTGGCAGATGATTTTCGGACTCAACACGCTGCCTGAGCATCGCGGAAGGGGCTATGCCGCCATGCTGGTGCGTCATTTGACGGAAGAGTCGCGGAAGCGGGGAAAGCTCGGCGTGGTGCTTACCTGCAAGGAGAGGCTCGTGCCCTATTACGCCTCGCTCGGCTTTGAGAACGAAGGACTTTCGTCGTCCACGCACGGCGACGTTTCCTGGTATCAGATGCGCCTGACCTTCCGTTGAGGCTGAATTTTTTTGCCGGCAGAAGGATGCCTTCGGGCGGGCGCGGCCTTTTCAGGCTCAAAAGGAAGGGGGCGGTCTTGTCCGGCGTTCGGCGCAAAAGGCGTCTCGGACGCGAATCGTCTTTCTGCATCGGGCCGGGCGCGGCGTTTGTTGTGCTTCAAGGCGCGCCAACAACGCCGCAGCGCGATTTTCGGCATGTGCGGAGGCTTCGGAATAACGTCTTGTGCCCGGACGACGGCCTTCAAAAAAACATATTAAATAAAGATATGTGATATGGCCCGATTAGAGCTTTTTTTCTCAAAAAGCTCAAGGGTCGGTCAATGTATCGCCTTGCATAAATTTGTCAAGTGGAAT includes the following:
- a CDS encoding phosphoribosyltransferase family protein translates to MKYFDFEIMGLKRKLPFVQIGENLALASFVVLSDTELIQTVAPELMKRLPEVDVLMTAEAKGICLTYEISRLMGMKDFVVARKSRKPYMQNPISHSVFSVTTQKEQTLWLDGCDADKIRGKRVALIDDVIATGESIEAIESLARSAGAEVVARAAILAELQSVHRKDIIYLKEHYVFRPNPDGTYTPIDKLD
- a CDS encoding pyridoxal phosphate-dependent aminotransferase translates to MDTEMSSTFPMVRDVPYMGVIWVVHEASKLGFWNGNPDWCNLGQGQPEVGDMPGAPERIHHIDIDPADHAYGPVGGTGEVREAIADMVNRTYRRGKSKYTADNVSFASGGRLALTRLYTILADGARIAYKNPDYTAYEDYLYSLRNRCVLLPIRAREEDAFSIPAETLESFIHQERANVFVFSNPCNPTGEIISGETLDSYVATARRENCLIGSDEFYSHFIYNPDGSPASGPVSAAEFVEDVDKDPVVIFDGLTKSHRYPGWRAGWAVGPKHIIEMLNRAASAVDGGPSMLSQRATLAALEPSRVEQETTALRAEFAYKRKLMLDGLAELGIRPAAEPRGTFYVWACIRDLPAPLNDADAFFHACLARKVMTVPGRFFDVRPYRTRPAEEPYRSWVRFSYGPSRNVVKTGIERIAALIREHR
- a CDS encoding amidohydrolase, with the protein product MPEISREKSQLLDEVNNLSAQMKEIASAIFAEPELGYQEFKSSARLADFLESNGFKVERNLLDMPTAFHAVYGSGEGPQVAFLAEFDALPGLGHACGHNLFGTAACAAGIALARHLPAGTVHVFGTPAEEGNVRDAGGKVPMADAGLFDHMDAVIAAHAEGRTILKQQLISRANLEMDFKGKAAHAAGAPEKGINAMDAAALAVMGINSLRQHMTPDVRIHGLLTDTGTSINTIPEFARLRYGVRARKPETLDNAIERVVNCARCCAMALGCQFSYRHSAHPYYTMRHNMPLLHAFASNLDLLGESYIDEVSSSYSTDMGNVSFKAPSIHPYISIGGAHLVGHTPAFAEACNGEGGFKGMLLAARSMCLTGYDVLTNEALRKEVRQAFENLDDLN
- a CDS encoding AbgT family transporter, yielding MAKEQIENLTGILGFIERAGNRLPHPVTIFLILTLVVMVLSYLLQGITMVDPKGKTLVVQSLASVDGLTWFLKNCVDNFVRFKPLGLVLVMMLGLGVAEEVGLLSAVLRATILSAPRSMVTAIIAFCGVMGNMASSAAFVVVPPLGAMIFKGLGRNPLAGLATGFAGCAAGLNANLLVVGTDVGLAAITQQAAQIIDPNFTVHPAVNWYFMSASTFIVTAVIVFLTEKFVEPRLEGVAMHDGALGSEDMTVTPEERRGLRAALIGGIVYICLILLTVVPEHGILRNPKTFSIVPSPFLDSLVPILLVFFLAVSIPYGVSTKVIRNDKDVVRFMGKAMKEFSSFIVLCFAAGQFVSSFAYTHLDMYLSIQGAAFLNNTGFSGIPLVVSFLILTACINFFIGSAMAKWALLAPIFVPMLMQTQLSPYFVQAAYRVADSTTNAISPLEPFMAFIIGVAQKYAKNVGLGTIISLMLPYALGILFFWGLFLIFWMEMDLPLGPGAPVFL
- a CDS encoding MBL fold metallo-hydrolase → MKIVTLLENTSSDERLTAEHGLSLYIETEKHRILFDTGQTDAFARNAVHLGVDLRLVDMAVVSHGHYDHTGGLARFLAVNEHAPVYVHRRAFERHLAADDREIGMAPSLAGHPRIVPTDDVLSLDDDMWLCSCNEKARPFPSYSQDLLMVRDGHPEPDDFTHEQYLCLRERGRLVVISGCSHKGILNIVQWLRPDVLVGGFHFRSLKSDQQSRATLDFAARHLAEFPTEYYTCHCTGLGPFEYLKQTLGDRLHYLSCGSRISLP
- a CDS encoding queuosine precursor transporter — encoded protein: MKATVSLSFMLLGVVFCACLVASNLLETKILQFGPVTITAGFLVFPISYIINDCIAEVWGFRKARLIIWLGFAVNFAMVALFQLAVALPAAPFWEGDAAFRFIFGLAPRIAAASLAAFLLGSFLNAYVMSRMKIASRGKHFSARAVLSTLAGESADSLIFFPLAFGGLVPAQELIKMMAIQIFAKTAYEIVVLPVTIRVVNFLKKIEESDAYDTDISYNILKIREI